From Candidatus Hydrogenedentota bacterium, one genomic window encodes:
- a CDS encoding diacylglycerol kinase family lipid kinase: MTQIHVIANPVAGGGRGRVVARSLATDLERRGFDVSLFETSQAGDARVEAGRCDAALITVVGGDGTLNEVLNGLPDRCAASIAICPVGTANVVARALGMRPDPGFVAEAIAAGGIRAMDIGLHGTRRFLLGAGAGLDAAVTKAVQESRGRKSSLLKWALPAIRVVLSYSWPRVRVTVDGEVIASAASYVIVGNCRYSAGIFPATPRADTADGLLDVCALSDLAIPRLLWLLVNVWRPSFVEKPWIAYHQGREIHLEPAEGEVPAYLQVDGDPAGAIPASFSVADWQINMVAPVEHGP; the protein is encoded by the coding sequence TTGACACAAATTCATGTCATTGCCAATCCCGTCGCGGGCGGCGGCCGGGGACGGGTCGTTGCCCGGTCGCTCGCAACCGACCTTGAGCGAAGAGGTTTTGACGTCTCCCTTTTCGAAACGTCCCAGGCCGGCGATGCCCGTGTCGAGGCCGGGCGGTGCGACGCCGCGCTTATCACCGTTGTAGGCGGTGATGGCACCCTGAACGAAGTCCTTAACGGCCTCCCGGACCGGTGCGCGGCTTCAATCGCGATTTGCCCCGTGGGCACCGCCAATGTGGTTGCACGCGCGCTGGGGATGCGGCCGGATCCGGGCTTTGTGGCGGAGGCCATCGCGGCGGGCGGCATTCGCGCCATGGACATCGGGCTGCATGGCACGCGTCGATTCTTGCTCGGCGCGGGCGCGGGCCTGGATGCGGCGGTGACCAAAGCCGTGCAGGAAAGTCGTGGACGGAAATCCAGCCTGCTCAAGTGGGCTCTTCCGGCGATCCGCGTCGTCCTGTCGTATTCCTGGCCCCGAGTTCGGGTCACGGTCGACGGCGAGGTGATCGCTTCGGCTGCGAGCTACGTAATCGTGGGCAACTGCCGCTATTCCGCCGGAATCTTCCCCGCCACACCGAGGGCCGACACCGCCGACGGGCTTCTGGACGTCTGCGCCCTGAGCGATCTCGCCATTCCGAGGCTGCTCTGGCTCCTGGTCAATGTCTGGCGTCCGTCCTTTGTGGAAAAACCCTGGATCGCCTATCACCAGGGGCGCGAAATCCACCTGGAACCCGCCGAGGGCGAAGTCCCCGCCTACCTGCAGGTCGATGGCGACCCCGCCGGAGCCATTCCCGCGTCATTCAGCGTTGCCGATTGGCAAATCAACATGGTTGCGCCGGTGGAACATGGCCCCTGA
- a CDS encoding SCO family protein, translating into MSTKVLIIIGLVSFVLLNASLMGLYLLMGVATPAASADELPVISTLPDFSLTSDKGTPLDKASMAGKVWIADFIFTSCAGPCPVMTRSMADVAKKLELHPEIEFVSVSVDPETDTPEVLARYGEKFGADPKRWHFLTGSTEAIQELAVKGFKIGSVDDPVIHSTKFCLVDKQGQIRGYYTGTDEVELEQLIAAATRLLEE; encoded by the coding sequence GTGAGTACCAAAGTCCTCATCATCATCGGCCTCGTAAGTTTCGTCCTGCTAAACGCCAGCCTCATGGGGCTCTACCTTCTCATGGGCGTCGCAACGCCCGCCGCCAGCGCCGACGAGCTACCGGTTATCTCGACGCTGCCGGACTTTTCCCTGACCAGCGACAAGGGTACTCCACTCGACAAGGCCAGCATGGCGGGCAAGGTCTGGATTGCGGACTTCATCTTCACCTCCTGCGCGGGCCCCTGCCCGGTCATGACCCGGAGCATGGCGGATGTGGCGAAGAAACTGGAACTCCATCCCGAAATCGAATTCGTATCCGTCAGCGTCGATCCCGAGACGGATACCCCCGAAGTGCTGGCGCGCTACGGCGAAAAGTTTGGCGCAGACCCGAAGCGGTGGCATTTCTTGACCGGCTCGACCGAAGCGATCCAGGAATTGGCGGTGAAGGGATTCAAGATTGGTTCCGTGGATGATCCGGTCATCCACAGCACGAAGTTCTGCCTGGTGGACAAGCAAGGCCAGATCCGGGGGTATTACACCGGCACGGACGAAGTCGAACTCGAACAACTTATTGCGGCCGCCACGCGCCTGCTGGAGGAATAA
- the cyoE gene encoding protoheme IX farnesyltransferase: MGKSLFKSYVELTKPGIVRLVLVTTVIGFALGGEGVTRWWLLLMTLIGTALGSAGAFVLNHYVEREVDALMHRTRNRPLPAGTIAPPPALVFGIMLILAGTGILAWGVNGLTASLVFLTAVMYVLVYTPLKRYSWWNTPIGAIPGAMPPMIGWTAASGHIDPGAWILFLILFLWQHPHFYALAWMYKDDYARGGFKMLPVVDPDGKSTFRHSLVTVILLVPVSLWPTFVRMSGVIYFWGALVLGLGFLSVCIRWRISKTIKDAKIVFLYSLLYWVLLFVFIVIDAYFY, encoded by the coding sequence ATGGGGAAATCTCTGTTCAAATCCTACGTCGAGCTGACCAAGCCGGGGATCGTTCGCCTGGTGCTGGTTACCACCGTCATCGGGTTCGCGCTGGGGGGCGAAGGCGTCACCCGCTGGTGGCTCCTGCTCATGACCCTCATCGGGACCGCCCTCGGGTCGGCGGGCGCGTTTGTGCTCAACCACTATGTGGAGCGCGAAGTAGACGCGCTCATGCACCGCACCCGCAATCGTCCCCTGCCTGCGGGAACCATTGCGCCACCACCGGCCCTCGTCTTTGGCATCATGCTGATTCTGGCCGGAACGGGCATCCTTGCCTGGGGAGTAAACGGTCTCACCGCGAGTCTCGTATTTCTTACAGCAGTGATGTATGTGTTGGTATATACGCCACTGAAGCGGTATTCGTGGTGGAACACCCCCATCGGCGCCATACCCGGCGCCATGCCCCCTATGATCGGCTGGACCGCCGCCTCGGGCCACATCGACCCCGGTGCCTGGATTCTATTCCTGATCCTCTTCCTCTGGCAGCATCCCCATTTCTACGCCCTCGCCTGGATGTACAAGGACGACTACGCCCGGGGCGGATTCAAGATGCTGCCCGTGGTGGATCCCGACGGCAAGAGTACCTTTCGCCACAGTCTGGTGACGGTAATTCTACTGGTTCCGGTGAGCCTCTGGCCGACCTTTGTTCGGATGTCCGGTGTGATCTATTTCTGGGGTGCGTTGGTTCTCGGGCTTGGCTTTTTGTCGGTTTGTATCCGTTGGCGCATCTCCAAGACAATCAAGGACGCGAAAATCGTGTTTCTGTATTCGCTCCTTTACTGGGTGTTGTTGTTTGTTTTTATCGTTATCGATGCGTATTTCTACTGA
- a CDS encoding COX15/CtaA family protein: MSNTDITESTPAPAWLRRFAFVLCISTLALIFFGGQVKSHEAGLSVPDWPLTYGENPVTFGISKWTGGIFHEHFHRLFAGVVALATVALAISLYLKESRVWLVALGFGAVLAVLLQALLGGMTVWYHLPVLVSSSHAILAQTFFLITLIIWYGLSRERARRLDVIASGGNETATLLKYGALVLIALVYGQLFLGALMRHTESGLAVYDFPTTAGSIIPRVDDAALADINHWRFENTDSLGAELPDVTKGQVLIHLAHRGGAIVVTIAIVVLAAMAHKRRATHPALWRSSLWLCGAVALQITLGAFTIWTIKHPYVTSIHVVTGAGILGLSAMLALRAWPLTSQPVKAETQSASPRLNTALS, from the coding sequence ATGTCAAACACCGATATAACGGAATCGACCCCCGCCCCCGCCTGGCTCCGCCGTTTTGCCTTTGTGCTCTGCATCTCCACGCTGGCCCTGATCTTCTTTGGCGGCCAGGTAAAGAGCCATGAAGCCGGCCTTTCCGTTCCCGATTGGCCCCTGACCTACGGCGAAAACCCCGTCACCTTCGGCATTTCCAAGTGGACCGGCGGCATCTTTCACGAGCATTTTCACCGTCTATTCGCCGGTGTCGTCGCTCTGGCCACGGTCGCGCTGGCGATCAGCCTCTATCTCAAAGAGAGCCGGGTCTGGCTCGTCGCGCTTGGTTTCGGGGCCGTGCTGGCCGTCCTGCTTCAGGCCCTGCTGGGTGGCATGACGGTGTGGTACCACCTCCCCGTGCTCGTCTCCAGCTCTCACGCGATTCTCGCCCAGACCTTTTTCCTCATTACCCTCATCATCTGGTATGGTCTGTCGCGCGAGCGTGCCCGGCGCCTGGATGTCATCGCTTCGGGTGGCAACGAAACCGCGACACTCCTCAAGTACGGCGCCCTGGTACTCATAGCCCTGGTCTATGGCCAGCTTTTCCTGGGGGCTTTAATGCGCCACACGGAATCCGGCCTCGCTGTCTATGATTTCCCGACCACGGCCGGCTCCATCATCCCCCGCGTGGACGATGCGGCTCTGGCGGATATTAACCACTGGCGCTTCGAAAACACCGACAGCCTGGGCGCGGAACTGCCCGACGTGACCAAAGGGCAGGTGCTCATTCATCTCGCCCATCGCGGCGGCGCCATCGTGGTCACGATCGCGATTGTCGTGCTGGCCGCCATGGCCCATAAACGGCGCGCGACCCACCCCGCTCTTTGGCGCAGCAGCCTCTGGCTCTGCGGCGCGGTTGCCCTCCAGATTACCCTTGGGGCCTTCACCATCTGGACCATCAAGCACCCCTATGTGACCAGCATACACGTAGTTACAGGCGCGGGCATCCTGGGGTTGAGCGCCATGCTGGCCCTGCGCGCCTGGCCCCTGACGTCCCAGCCGGTCAAAGCCGAGACCCAGTCGGCCAGTCCTCGTCTCAACACGGCACTGTCGTAA
- a CDS encoding alkaline phosphatase family protein, giving the protein MIGTRILPALLAALLLTCVSNPAHGEPRGTQVILIVMDGLRPDYVNPRLMPNLHALSREGVVFEKHHAAFPTVTRVNASTIATGTYPDRHGIVDNSVYFPGVEPDKTLSTGSKGDLEKINTHTGGNLLTAESLGEVLARQGKKTGVFSSGSSGSAYLLNHKVPNGLVINNGFILPESLSASLLPRMGETPPDASPNRERNARIVRTFLDYGLNELNADLSILWISDPDHTGHEYGMSTPETTQALRLADDEIGKIAVELKRTGRMATTNLLITSDHGFSTHTLKSDPADVIRAFEAAQGLPENSIILTGSCIYLKDIAKASLPALVATLQATPWVGPIFTRAKVPGSTVGSVEGTLALDVVREMHPERAPDIVFSPVWSDEMGATGFAGTVANVEVAGHGSASPWDVHNTLIALGPDFAVRRLSGIPSHAVDLAPTICHLLGVRPANTMEGRVLFEGLAEDDPNPPSEITTRTIRTEHVLDGGLRYQMEVALSEYRGLTYFDQAKGWRE; this is encoded by the coding sequence ATGATCGGCACGAGAATTCTGCCCGCGCTCCTTGCGGCGCTTTTGCTCACCTGTGTGTCCAACCCGGCCCATGGGGAACCACGAGGCACGCAGGTGATTCTGATTGTCATGGATGGGCTCCGACCGGACTACGTGAATCCACGGCTGATGCCCAATTTGCACGCGCTGAGCCGGGAGGGCGTGGTTTTCGAGAAGCATCACGCGGCCTTCCCCACGGTCACCCGGGTCAACGCTTCCACCATCGCAACCGGCACTTACCCGGACCGCCATGGGATTGTGGACAACAGCGTGTACTTTCCCGGTGTGGAGCCGGACAAGACCCTTTCGACGGGAAGCAAGGGCGACCTGGAGAAGATCAACACCCACACGGGGGGCAACCTGCTCACGGCGGAGTCACTGGGCGAAGTGCTGGCGCGCCAAGGCAAAAAGACGGGAGTCTTCAGTTCCGGTTCCTCCGGTTCGGCCTATCTGCTCAACCACAAAGTTCCGAACGGCCTGGTGATCAACAATGGCTTCATACTTCCCGAATCACTGTCGGCCAGCCTGTTGCCGCGCATGGGCGAAACGCCGCCAGACGCCTCGCCCAACAGGGAACGAAATGCGCGTATCGTGCGCACCTTCCTCGACTATGGGCTCAACGAGCTGAACGCGGACCTGTCCATCCTCTGGATCAGCGACCCGGACCACACGGGCCATGAATACGGCATGTCTACCCCCGAGACCACCCAGGCACTTCGCCTGGCCGATGATGAAATCGGAAAAATAGCGGTGGAACTGAAGCGGACGGGACGGATGGCGACGACCAACCTCCTCATCACCTCCGATCACGGATTCTCCACCCACACGCTGAAGAGCGATCCGGCCGACGTTATTCGCGCCTTCGAAGCGGCGCAGGGCCTTCCCGAAAACAGTATCATTCTCACCGGAAGCTGCATCTATCTGAAAGATATCGCCAAAGCTTCCCTCCCGGCGCTGGTCGCCACCTTGCAAGCCACGCCGTGGGTTGGACCAATCTTCACCCGCGCCAAGGTCCCCGGCTCCACGGTGGGAAGCGTCGAGGGAACGCTGGCGCTCGACGTGGTACGCGAAATGCACCCGGAGCGCGCTCCGGATATCGTTTTCTCTCCCGTGTGGTCCGATGAAATGGGCGCGACCGGATTTGCCGGCACGGTAGCCAACGTCGAGGTCGCGGGCCACGGCAGCGCGAGTCCTTGGGATGTACACAATACGCTGATCGCGCTGGGTCCCGATTTCGCCGTCCGTCGCCTCTCCGGCATTCCGTCTCATGCGGTGGATCTGGCCCCGACGATCTGCCACCTCCTCGGGGTGCGGCCTGCGAATACGATGGAAGGTCGTGTCTTATTCGAAGGTCTGGCGGAGGATGACCCCAATCCGCCGTCGGAAATCACCACCCGCACGATTCGCACGGAGCACGTCCTGGACGGCGGCCTGCGCTATCAGATGGAAGTGGCCTTGAGCGAGTATCGCGGGCTCACCTATTTCGACCAGGCGAAGGGCTGGCGTGAGTAA